A DNA window from Nitrospira sp. contains the following coding sequences:
- a CDS encoding Myeloperoxidase, thyroid peroxidase, cyclooxygenase catalytic domain (MaGe:77309819), whose translation MVAPLRKLCLAVGIVGVVSCMILLTGAVAGDQHRDRDHDRDRDVSFTRMFPDLPPFAPQTDAVRDQVKKLGEKGGLIDAVDILSDPALSIANPAQFSPNNPDNPNMTAGMTFLGQFLDHDITFDPNSPLLEKTNPKRTTNFRTPRFDLDSVYGGGPERSPELYDLSSGLIKFRVDAIPGSEQFSRHGAVRFDLPRDPATLIARLGDPRNDENVILSQLHVAMLRFHNAVTDRLRADPSNAGDSAEQIFREARRQVRWHYQWIIVHEFLPLTIRQERVDDLLQRGSRFHRFDRENPLIPIEFSVAAYRFGHSQIRPSYRLNFGRPDLGHAPFFVFLFDDAQDPNDPDPSDLRGGKRAPRRFVDWQTFFNFGDGNFRPNKKIDAKLSSVVMLLPGSRGPAPGLPADGVTSLASRNLMRHVNFGIPSGQAIARRLGLPALTSAQLSALAPFDMERSTPLWLYILKEAELMEDGLRLGSVGGRIVGEVFIGLLKADETAYLSSRPRWTPWLPSATSGDFRMTDLLTFAGVVHPLD comes from the coding sequence ATGGTAGCCCCTCTTCGCAAGCTGTGTCTCGCTGTCGGGATCGTCGGGGTGGTAAGTTGCATGATCTTACTGACCGGAGCCGTGGCTGGTGATCAACATAGAGACCGGGACCATGATCGTGATCGAGACGTGTCTTTTACGCGGATGTTTCCGGACTTGCCGCCGTTCGCCCCTCAAACCGATGCGGTTCGCGACCAGGTCAAAAAGCTGGGAGAAAAAGGCGGCTTGATCGACGCGGTGGATATTCTCAGCGACCCCGCGCTCTCGATCGCCAATCCCGCTCAGTTCAGCCCGAATAATCCGGACAATCCCAACATGACGGCCGGGATGACGTTTCTGGGCCAGTTTCTGGACCACGATATTACGTTCGACCCGAATTCGCCGCTTCTTGAAAAAACGAATCCCAAAAGAACCACGAACTTTCGGACGCCGCGGTTCGACCTGGATAGTGTGTACGGCGGCGGGCCCGAACGGTCTCCGGAGTTGTACGACCTGAGTTCCGGCCTGATTAAATTTCGCGTCGACGCCATTCCGGGCTCTGAACAGTTCTCGCGCCACGGCGCGGTCCGGTTCGATCTTCCGCGCGATCCGGCGACATTGATCGCGCGGTTGGGCGATCCCCGGAATGACGAGAACGTGATTCTTTCGCAGCTGCATGTGGCGATGCTCCGGTTTCACAATGCGGTGACGGACCGGCTCCGTGCCGACCCGTCGAATGCGGGCGATTCCGCCGAACAGATCTTCAGGGAGGCGAGGCGCCAGGTTCGCTGGCACTATCAATGGATCATTGTGCATGAGTTCCTGCCGCTGACGATCAGGCAGGAGCGAGTCGATGACCTGCTTCAGCGCGGCTCTCGCTTCCACCGGTTCGACCGGGAGAATCCGCTGATCCCGATTGAGTTTTCGGTGGCGGCGTACCGGTTCGGCCATTCGCAAATCCGTCCCAGCTACCGGCTGAACTTCGGCCGTCCCGATCTGGGGCATGCCCCCTTCTTTGTCTTTCTCTTCGACGATGCCCAGGATCCCAATGACCCGGACCCCAGCGATCTACGCGGAGGGAAGCGCGCGCCCCGCCGGTTTGTCGATTGGCAGACCTTCTTCAATTTCGGCGATGGTAATTTCCGGCCCAACAAGAAAATCGATGCGAAGCTGTCCAGCGTCGTCATGTTGCTGCCGGGTTCGCGCGGACCGGCGCCGGGATTGCCCGCCGACGGCGTGACCTCGCTGGCCTCGCGTAATCTGATGCGGCATGTCAATTTCGGCATTCCATCGGGGCAAGCGATTGCCAGGAGACTGGGGCTTCCGGCGCTGACCTCCGCGCAGCTGAGCGCGCTCGCGCCGTTTGACATGGAGCGCAGCACGCCGCTCTGGTTGTATATCTTGAAGGAAGCGGAGCTGATGGAAGATGGTCTGCGGTTGGGCTCGGTCGGCGGCCGCATTGTGGGCGAAGTGTTTATCGGATTGTTGAAGGCCGATGAAACGGCCTATCTGTCCTCTAGGCCGCGGTGGACACCGTGGCTGCCGTCCGCCACATCCGGAGATTTCCGCATGACGGATTTATTGACCTTTGCCGGAGTGGTGCATCCACTGGACTAA
- a CDS encoding Na+/H+ antiporter (MaGe:77309820), with amino-acid sequence MAMEGLHQLEIVILLLAVVLLLTTLAEKLVIPYPILLVIGGGVVGLIPGLPTVTLSPDLVFLVFLPPILCSAAYFTSWREFRGNLRPISMLAVGLVLVTTAVVAVVARAVLPGLGWAEAIALGAIVSPPDAVSATAIGKRLRIPSRVVTILEGESLVNDATALVLYRAAVGAAIGGSFVLGDALLHFVLAAVGGVAIGIVVGMILRWALCLATDNFTELALTLIAPYIAWVLGEVTEVSSVLACVAVGLYARKHFSTEVAPATRLQARAVWDLLIFVLNGFIFILIGLQLGALRDAVPADRFQAVVFAGAAVSLAAIVVRLLWVPAAAALPRLMSAKLRARDPLPPWSHIFVTSWTGMRGIVTLAGALALPVATTSGAPFPFRAEIILISFAVILATLVLQGLSLTPIIRALRLEEDHGPLAREERLAREQAASAALGRLDGLAGEGGTRAEHLEQLRSQYSQQLQRFAGPSQADAGSLLEADEQFRQVRYETLTAERLRLIQLRNEGTISDEVLHRLEHELDIEALRMGIGARRVRR; translated from the coding sequence GTGGCGATGGAGGGGCTGCATCAACTCGAGATAGTCATCTTATTATTGGCAGTGGTCCTGCTCTTGACCACTCTCGCGGAGAAGCTCGTCATTCCCTATCCGATTCTGCTGGTCATCGGAGGAGGGGTTGTTGGCTTGATTCCTGGGCTTCCTACCGTCACGCTCAGTCCTGATCTGGTCTTTCTCGTGTTTCTCCCGCCGATCCTTTGCTCGGCGGCCTACTTCACCTCCTGGCGTGAATTTCGCGGCAATCTCCGGCCGATCTCTATGCTGGCGGTCGGCCTGGTGCTTGTCACGACCGCGGTAGTCGCCGTGGTTGCGCGCGCGGTGCTGCCGGGCCTTGGATGGGCGGAAGCCATTGCGTTGGGCGCAATCGTGTCTCCTCCGGATGCCGTCTCGGCGACCGCGATCGGGAAGCGGTTGCGTATTCCCAGCCGTGTCGTGACGATTCTTGAAGGCGAAAGTCTTGTGAACGACGCGACCGCCTTGGTGCTGTATCGCGCGGCGGTTGGGGCGGCGATCGGCGGCAGTTTCGTGCTGGGCGACGCACTGCTGCACTTTGTGCTGGCCGCGGTTGGGGGGGTTGCGATTGGGATTGTCGTCGGGATGATTTTGCGGTGGGCGCTCTGCCTGGCGACCGACAACTTTACCGAGCTCGCTCTCACCTTGATCGCGCCCTATATCGCCTGGGTGCTGGGCGAAGTGACGGAGGTGTCGTCGGTGCTGGCCTGCGTGGCCGTGGGGTTGTATGCGCGGAAGCATTTCAGCACGGAAGTGGCGCCGGCGACCAGGCTGCAGGCTCGCGCGGTGTGGGATCTGCTGATCTTTGTGCTGAACGGATTTATTTTCATTCTCATCGGACTCCAGCTTGGCGCCTTGCGCGATGCGGTCCCTGCCGACCGGTTTCAGGCGGTGGTGTTCGCCGGCGCGGCGGTCAGTCTCGCCGCGATTGTTGTGCGCCTGTTGTGGGTGCCGGCGGCGGCGGCGCTGCCTCGCCTGATGAGCGCCAAGTTGCGGGCCCGCGATCCGCTGCCTCCCTGGTCGCATATTTTCGTGACGTCTTGGACTGGTATGCGAGGCATCGTCACGCTGGCAGGGGCGCTGGCTCTCCCGGTAGCGACGACGTCGGGCGCGCCGTTTCCGTTTCGCGCGGAGATCATCCTGATCAGTTTCGCCGTGATTCTCGCCACGCTCGTGCTGCAGGGGCTCTCTCTCACGCCGATCATCCGCGCGTTGCGCCTTGAAGAGGATCACGGGCCGCTTGCGCGAGAAGAGCGGCTCGCGCGCGAACAGGCGGCTTCGGCGGCCTTGGGGCGGCTGGATGGATTGGCTGGAGAAGGCGGCACGCGAGCGGAGCACCTTGAGCAGTTGCGGAGCCAGTACAGTCAACAGCTCCAACGGTTTGCCGGACCCAGCCAGGCGGATGCTGGCTCCTTGCTGGAAGCCGACGAACAGTTTCGGCAAGTGCGGTACGAAACGTTGACCGCGGAGCGGCTGCGGTTGATTCAGTTGCGCAATGAGGGAACGATTAGCGACGAAGTCTTGCACCGGCTTGAACATGAACTCGATATCGAAGCGCTGCGCATGGGGATCGGCGCGCGGCGCGTACGGCGATGA